Part of the Hevea brasiliensis isolate MT/VB/25A 57/8 chromosome 16, ASM3005281v1, whole genome shotgun sequence genome is shown below.
CAAAATCATCACAGAAAACTCAAGATTTAaataaattcatgcatacaccaTGAATTGAAGGAAGATATCAATTGTTTCCATACCATTCAGATTAGAGCTAATCTCTTTAAAAACCTGTGGCATATTACTATCGTCCGCCGGAGTGACATCAGATGTTGATAGTGGGCTGAGATAATCCACTGGCCTCCAGGACTCTTCTTGAGCACTGCTGCAGACAGATGCAGGGCTAGGAGGCACCTCAGTTGAGTTCTCCTAATACCAGACAATCAAAGATAAGTCAATTGGACAACTAGCGGATATAgaagataatgaaataataacTGAATGGTACCATTATGTGTCTTTTGCCAAAGTTCCTAACAACTGTTGGTCCACTCATGATATCCTTTACAAAATCCTGTTCAGAATCATGTGATTCTACCATTGATTGAAGCTTTTTGCCAAATAGCCTTCCCCTAAGAGTGAAACTGTATCTGAAATTGGAAACTTTTTCTTTGATATTAAatctttctttcttcctttttttcaaCCCCATTGTCACATTTTCGAGGGATTCATGCTTCCTCCTGATATGAGCACCAGTTAAAATGTGGCGGTCCTCAAGAAGAAGCTTACCAAATGATGTTCCTGATACAGGAGCTGATAAAGACCTAATTAGGTTCCTAGGAGACAATTCTCTATGAAGCAATCCATCATCATCTCCATGCCTGAAAGATTTAATTCGCATTTCTTGATCATCTTTCACAATTTCCCAGTAGCTAGGCAAAATTCTAGCTTGTGAGGTATCTCCCACTTCTAGTCTGATTTTCTCATTATCTAAGAGAGATGATCCAGACCTGCCACTAAAAACTAAAGGAAGATCCAGAGAATGTGTTTCTCTCTTGAGCACATTCCTCAGTCTCTCTGATAAGAATCTCCTAGCATCCCTGTTGATGAACTCAGGAGAATCAGGTCCACTGAACTGAATCTCACTTCTATATGACCGTGTAGATTCTGATCGGACCAGATTCATTCCAAGGTCCTGTGTAACACTTTCTCTGACATGTTTTGCTATATGCTGAGCAATTTGTTTTGGATCTGATGGCTTTTCACTAAAAGGAGTCTCAATTCCACTTCCTCTAACTGCAAAacctcttttaagtgtttttccTTGCAGTTCACGTTTCAGCCTTTCCTTCACCTCCTCAAGGAAATCTTCTATACTACCTCTGTCCTCTAAAGTGCTGGAAGAACTAGTCCAACACTCTTCAGGGTCACAAATTCTATCAGGACCAGGCTTCAGGATTACTATCCTTGGGGGAGCAGAATACGTATCCATTTTCTGATCATAATTTATTGAGGAGTGCTCATAGTTTCTATTTATACTTCTGTTTCTTGAAGAAAACGATTCCTTCTGTTCTGCTGGGAAGAGTTCCAGATTATGTCTATGATGCAAGTTAGCCTTTTCCCTCGACATTGCTTTTAACACAGGACCCTTGTATTCTATAGGCTTTTCACTTTTTGACATTACAGAATTTGCATCCAGTACCATTTTCTGCTTGTTGATGTTCTCTTGCACAAGCAACTGATCAGGATTGCTGCCAATTTCAACAACCTTAGAACATTCCTTAAACCTGGCAGCTTGCCATGCTTCAAATTCTTTTTTGAACTTCTGTAGTTCCTCCTCTTGAGGATGTTCTCGAGGCCTTGGTTTTCCTAACTTCTGGCCATTCCTCCATCTGTCAACATCCCTTTCTTTACTATGGCAAAGTGAATCAATTTCCATATGCCTGGAAGACTTTGAATCAGAAGGGCAATTATTGACTGAGCTCCTTTCATTTTTCTCCCTTTTCAAGTGCTTGGTTACCATGCCTGTACTCTTTTTATCAACTGGCTGAACTACATATGTAGTATCCAATGGTAACATGTCTACACCCATCAGCCGGGCCACAATGCTTGGCACATTTTTCCTGTTGTTAGGTTGCTTGGAAATTTCCTCTTTAATCAACTTCTTCATTGATGCTTCAATTGGATAGCAGTTCTTTTCAGACCAGTCTTCTTCAACCTGATGAgggtaatgtaaatttttagctaTGTTTATAggaatgcataaaaaaaaaaaagataaaattagaggaaaaaaaaaaacactaatgAGTTCTAAGTTATGTGATTCAGAATAATTACCGGTACATCCCCAGCGGCACAACAGCTCTGAGAAGTTTCCGCTTGCAGTTCCAAGCTATTTCGAGGAGCTTCTAATCCTGCAGAGTAGTTGAATGTGCATTACTTGTCAAGCTggatagaaaataaaattagttGGCATAATTGCATTTAATCACTCATGTAATTGTACAAGGGATTTGTCTGAGCCTGGCACCTATTAGGTCTAATGGCATAAGGAATCAGGAACTTGCAGACTAAAAGAGTCCAGGACTGTCTCGGTAGGCATCAAATGAGCATCTCCCTTCAACTCAAATTGGGCAGACCTCATTCAAATCCAAGacaataagttaaaatttttagtttactGCCTACAGAACCAACTTTGTATTGCCTTCATTTAACTCACACTATTACAAATTAGTGGAAATTCTGTGTAAGAATCAACAAAGTTCACATCAAGAAGATGCTTAATGTTAAATGGCTCATAGCATGACAACCCTGAAACCACTAAATAAGAGAGAATCACCCATTTGGCAGCAAAGGGCACTCCAATGGTCTCTTATAATTCAGATTTGAAATATAGTTAACAAATTGGTGTGCTCAGTTCCCCATGTGCATccaataaaatgataataatcaataattaaaattaccATCAACATGTCTTTTGCGTGCAAGAATTTTCCTAGCCATGCTGCCCTGATTGAAGCCAAAAAAATGAAAGAATCTTCCCATGCGGCGAAGTTATCTACCAAAATTCTGTCACTTCCTCAGTAATGCATCTGCTTCACCCCATTGAAAGCCAAAAATATTATCCTTTTAATATAACACACACTTTGTTACAACCTGCAAGGTCAACAACAAGTTTATCACAATATCAGaagtataagaaaataaaataaaacctgaTATTTTTGCCATCAGTTTACTTCCACCAAAAGCCAACCAGGGAAATCCACTCAAGTATCTATAGGCTAATATGCAAATATTATGGTTATAAGGCTATTCAAAGATCAAGAACTATGGATTTTTAACAACTTGAGTTACAGATAATAACCTGTAacttttatgtattttaggttTAGACTTATCTTTCGCCATGTGCAAATTGATAGAGTTTTCGCCATGAAATTAGGGAAATTAAGAATTAGCTCTGCaccctcaaacttaaaaattctgaTGTGTAAAGTAAAAGGGAAAAACTAGAGGGACTGCAGTAGATGGTGGGTCTTAAATTTCGAGAAAATTCCACGCCGACATTCGTATGCGAACCAGCTTTACTTCGAACACCATTATGAAAGAACTTGATACCACAAAAAGATCCAGAAAGAACTTAATACAATCAAAAGATCTAAGAACTGCAGATAAATCGCTGTATTTGGCATTAGAATTAAGCAATTTCAGAAGCTCAGCTCATATTTGAATTCTTGACGAAGAATCAGGACGTACACAGGCACGTGATCTCAAAAGAAAAGCTTTGAAAATAAATAGAGCAAGTTCATGCCTATCAGCAAACAGAGCTTTTGTGCTCTGTTTTGCAAGGTGAGAATAACTTTAGAGAACAAAAAagtttaattcttaatttttctaATTGAAAAAAAAGGAACAAAACCTTCACTTAACTGAGCCTGACATAACTGAAAATGGCTCAGTTTCAGTCACTTTCAATTATTATCTTCACAGTttcattaaaaaagaaaaaaagcaaCTGACATGAAAACACAGAAATTTGGAACTTTCATTTTCCTTTTGCTTTTCCTGTACAGTACTCTTAACAGCAGCCAAACAAGCAGTACCCAAAATACCAAAACCAAAGATAATCATCTTCCGGCGTACCTTTGAGAGAAATGGCAACAACCCAAATGCAACCTCATGAAGAAAATGCAGAAACTCCAAGTAAAAACCGTTCTTGAACTGAAAATAAACAAGCAACGAAGTGAAGACGCAGAGAATCTTGGTTAATCTAAAGGAACAGGAGCGAGAGTTTGAAAGGAGAAGAAAAGTCAAATTGTTAAAGATGAAATTTGTGTAATGTAGGAGCCCAAAAGAAGataataattaagaattaaaagaATGATGATAATGATGCATGGAGAAGGCAATTGCCTGGAATAAATGACCGGAAAGCGAACCTTCCGTCTGATATTTTTacttaattctgtaattatacttttgtttttctatatattattatttttttagggttattattattattattattattgattgaACTATTTATTTGCATGCCCCATTTTTACAGTATAACTATTAGGTTAGATCACAACTCCACAGCCTTGACTTTAGACTAAGTGGCTTAAGTAGTCTTAATCTTCTAATACAGATGTCAATGATGATGCCAGTTTAGTACAAAAATTCTCAAAGACCGTCCACCATTGAGCTCATTTACAATaacaataatgataataatatcagaattttttttcttatctaGGTTGAAAAAGCTGGAATTTGATTCAAAGTTGATGGtaactttaataaaataaaattccagGATGGATTGAAAAGGAAAGAGAATGATTAAAAaagatgggagagagagagagagagagaagcggTTGTATTGCAGCAACTAACAGTTCATGGACAGTTGCTCATGCCCACGACTCCTCCATTTGGCGCCACATTAGACGGGCACGATGCCTTTCAAATATTTCATAGAAATTGCCTGATTTCATTCTTTATTATAAGCTCCTGCTTATGTGTACTTGCCATCTGCATATAGTTTGAGAGCCACACAGAGAATGTGTCaagaattctttttttttttttaggcgctGATTTTGGTTCGTTTTATCAAAATTCTACCAATTAATCAAAAGCAGCTGCCTTCCTTTATGGGATAGAGGCATTCTTATAAAAACATGTTGCTTTATTCCATAGTATTAAAGAAATAACTTTTCTCCATTTTGATATTGTTGATACTTGCAAGAAAAACATCTTTGTATAACAATTTGCACATTAAAGTAACATGGAAATCTTATTTACCTTTCCTCTTGCTTAATATAAACAATGGGTTACCTGTTTTTTTCAATGAGTACAATCAAATTATTAGTAGATGTTGCTAGATGTTAGTCATCATCATTTAGTggctcaaatttttttttaaataatagttaAATATTTTACCTTACAATATTTTAGTCATAATTATTGATCATTAAATTTTGAAACTCTATTCCAATAGTCAAGTTTGTTAAGCAATCACTTAAAGTCAAATACCAAGAGTTGTTTCCAAAGTATCACatgaattaaaatctttaatgtaTCATTGCATATGATACAAGCTCCATGGAAGCCAAGGTTGCTCCTGAAAGAATTAAGATCCAAAGTTAATTAAGGATGGTCCAAAGACTACCCTAATCCACATGGGAGGCTTCCAAATAAATACTACTAGTGTTTTTGTTTTGGGTCACTGAAGTTGTTAAAAGTGAGGTTCCCTATAAAagggagagaaaagaaaagaaaagaaaagaaaaggcaaaGTGATGATACAACTCATGAAGATGAAGCACTTGCATGGATACTACTAGCTTTAGTTGTAAAGCGACTCTTTATCTAATGATGGAGAGAGGGGGATAGGCATGTGGCTGATACCTTGATGATAATAAGATAGAATCTGCAAACTGAAGAAGTAAATATAGAATGATTACAAAGCAGCATTTGTTGATGATGGAGTAGTAAGACCCAGTAGTGGTGCTGGGCCTCACTTGTTGCTGTTGGGGACCAAGGCGTGGGCAACTTTTCACTGGTACCACGTGGTTAGGACTGGGGAGTTGGGACAAGTTTTTGGTTGGTAAAGTTACAGTCTAGCTATTATTTTTGAGGCGGCTTCTCTGCTGTTAGGGAGCCTGGTGGACCAACTGTTTCTATCCCAATCCCACAGCCAAGCTTTTGTAGACAAATGATAAAGCCTCGAGCTGCAATGTTTTATGATCCTCGTATGTGGTTGTTTCCCTTCTCTGTAGTAGTTGAATTTGGGCTTGTGTACAACCCAGATCATGCTATTGACTAGGCCTGTAGGTTTACAAGTAGGTACTAAATACTAGAAGAGTAAGGACTTGCAGCTACAATGGCTGAAGAGGTTCAAGGATGACGGAGGTTACTTTGTCCTTTATTAGAGGCTCTTGCACTAGCTGAGGTTTTCATCCACGGTCCACGCCAAACCCGCTCAACATTGAGTGCGGAGGCGAGATAGGTTAACTGCAAAGAGAAACCCATATTGCAACCCCTAAATCCAGCCCATTATTTAACaacatatattaattaattaaatgcaactattataaattgaatttatataaaaaataaatttaataattattaaattaaatatttatattaaaatttatatatttattataaaattaaatttaataaattttaaataaatattaatataaatatttaatttaataattattaaattcattcTCATATAATATTGTGTTTATATTAGACTCatctcaaataaatttatcaacttattattataacattttatatattttattttaataatggaaatttttattaaaattcattttttaatattcATTCTCATTATTGTTAATTTTATCACATTaactattaaattataaatattagatGAATAATACAAAATGTTTATGGAATATCTATTGATTAGACATATTttgataataaatttatttaattatttattatagatTTTGAAGTTCATAATCACATATGATAGCAACAAGTGGGTAGCATTTACATTTACATTATGTTTGAGAAACCTTTTAGATCGTAAAGAAAATAAAGGGAGCAAATAAAGacaattatttttctttctttgtttGAATAGGAAAGAAAATAAGAGAGAAAAGTAATTTTGgatgttaaatatttattttttatttataatcaaAATTAATGATTATAAAGAGAGAAATATAATTTCATTTATCTTCTATTTCTCTTTAATTTTAAGAGAATTTGATCCGcataatatttttataacttattttactttcttttcttattttctttatttccaaACATGTAAAGAgtgaaaaaaaattttcattttatattcTTATTTTTTTTGCACTAATCTAATCAGAGTGTTAagttagtttttattttttaaaaagaaaattataaaattcttCTATTTTATATTCTTATTTTTGTCATAgatctaaataaaattttaagtattttttattttttaaaagaaaaattatgtgATTACTTGGTTTTTAATAAAGTCTTATTTTATACATAAAAATGAAGTAATAATAAAAGACAtctttttaaaagttatttatattactttattatattGTGATCGAAAAATTACTTATAGAGCTAAAGGAATttttatgtttattaaattaatattaaaaatgagtTTTAGATTAtgcattaaaattgaaaattttatattaagtactttaaatttaaaaataatatgtgAAATTTGATAATGAGATAGAATTAATAAAATggaggaaaaagaaaataaaatatttgaaaaagtaaagctttcaaaaaaaaaaaaaagtatatatatatatatatatatatatataaaatcgcaAACAGGAAAAGAACCAAGCTGCTTTCGGTTCCTCCACGTACCCCACCAAAATTTCTGCCAATCATGGTAGACCCCACTTGGATTTGACCATTGCCACGTTTCAACATCCAATTTGTCCAAGTGGAAACCTTTTTCAAATTGTTGATCAATATCAACGGCTATTAGCTAGAGCTCAGGGAACTCTGGATACAGTCGCTCGTTTACTAGCATTCTTCATCAATTTTGATTTCCTAAGGCAGCAGGGACAGAGCGTCGGTTCAAACAAAGAAATCAGCGTCGCGTGACGTGTCGTTATTTAACTTGCCCGAGAAGGTCACAGTCATAggttattcaaataaaaataaaataaatggctTTAACTGCGTTTCGCTTTGCCATTTTTTTCGTTTTTGAAATCATATCATGCTAGTCAAAACGATTTTGTCTTGATTGGATCACCTGATCACCGTTACATAATCGAAGCCCTTGATCTTTGCCATATGAGAAAACTGCTCGCTTTACAGTCACTAACTACTCCATAACAATTAACTAATTCATCTTCCTTCTCTTTCTTCTCTCTGTCTCGTCGTCTTTTGCAGCGTAGTTTGCCTTCTGGCGGTGAATCCAATTTCAGCAGTAGTTTTTTGGAAGAAGATTGGAATATGTTTGTAAAGAAGCTTGTGGAGAAGGCTTCGAGTTTAAAGAAGGTAACTTATGATCATGATCTATCTATTTCTTTCTTTGAATTGGAAATGCATCGATTGCTTCGCATCTCTGCGAAATTGCTATTCTCCTCTGATCTGAACTCTGATTTCTGTTCTGTTTCAGTTCTTTGATCTTTTCTCTCTTTCGTTGATTTTGATGTTATATATGTGTGCAGTTACGAAGATTTTCCTTTTGGTCAGCAAAAGCCAgcattttgaattgaatttgagctTTCTGATATAGTTTTATGTCATTATCATGCATTGCTGATTATATTTTGTAAATCCAATCGACCTTGGCTTCTGATTTTATTGTttttctgaattatgatttaaaactgaagcttgatttttttttcttctcctctTTCCTTTTTTTCCTTAATACCTCCCAAACTAGAATTTTCAATTTCTGACACGGCAaatattgaaaaagaaaagaaaaatagcatATAAAAGTCATGAATATGGTCGTTTAGTACAGATCTAATAATTTACTGAGCTGGAAAATACCATAAATAATGCATTTCTTTCACTTTTATTTCACATCAGTATTTTTTTTGACGAATATTTCACATCAATTTATGGCATTTTATTATGATTCCTTCAAAGGCAGAAATGCCGCGTTAAACTCATGTAATATGTTGCCAAAGAACGTATCCAATAACATAAATAACATCCTTGTATATATGTTCTTTGGCAATTCTCCTCTTAATGCGTTTGCCAACGCCGCATGCTTGTGTGCGCTACTTTGCTTGAACCTCCTTTTATGGTCCATCCATATTAATCTAAGAATTTCTCGACAGATAAGCGTAGGTTTTAAGTTTTCTTTATCCAAACCTTGGATCCCCTTTTATTATCTTTAGTAACGATTAATGACCAATTGATCATCGCCATTATCCTAACATAAAATTGAAACATGAAGCTAACGGCCGAGCCTCTAaggaaataaaaagaaattagtcCTAACTTTAGATATGGTGTCGGTTGGTTAGTCAACAAAGAGTAAAATAGTATCTTCCCTTTTTTATATGTATAAATGATGCCACAAATTAACCTTTAACATACAGTATTAAATCATCTTTCAGAAATAGAAATCTATTTTTACTGTGCttaacaaatttttaattattataattttttaattattaattttattgcaGAATAGTTGTGAACATAGAAGTTGGAATCTTAACCATCTTAATACTTGACCAAACCTAGTGACCAGATTCTATTAACATTTGACTGGATTACAAATCCATGCGATGGAcggtggcttttttttttttggacggtGGTATTTTGTTGCAAGGGGATTGTATGGATAAGGGGATTGTATGGGCCCATGAAAGTTAATCCATGTTAGTGAGACACCCGGGTCCACTGCTGATGCCCCTGATGGCACGGTCTTAAGTCTAAACTGCCCATCATATTTATTCTTGTTTCAACGTTCAACTCTCAGCTGCACGTTgctttcatggacttgatgaaaaaACCTGTCTGAACTGGGTCGTGATCTCCTACTTTCGGGttatattctattttattttattttatttaaatcttAATAATAATTAGCACAAGCTGAGACCCCTAAGATACTACCCAAGGTCTAGGATTGGCAATGTCATGCACATGCCAAATGAGGATTGCAGTTGGAAATTTTATTATTGGCTTATCTATTTCTCATAAGAAATTTAGAGCTATCAAATGTAAATGCGACTTTGATTTTGGCTTTTTGCCTTAGCCTGGGGGGAATTCGGAAGGTTTAAAACCCAACGACGTAGAGCCACGCCTGACATTCCATTATGGGATACCATCAGGAGCAAACATGTTGGCTTATGACTCTATTCAAAAGATTCTTGCTATTTCTACCCGGTTAGTCTCCTTGTTATTCAGTTCATATGCAATACATTCTTTCTTACTTGGTTACTTCTTCGATTTTTTGATAAAATAATTTGATATGCATAATTGGTTTGGCTTAAACATAGAGATGGAAGAATCAAATTATTTGGGAAAGGCAACACTCAAATTTTGCTTGAATGTCCTGAGGCAGCGCCAAGCAAGTTTTTACAGGTTTCATGTCCCTTTACTTTTTTACTTGCACTTCACAAATCTATCATACATACACAATCTCAAAAATACGATCACCTGTAAATTGTTTAGAGTCTATTAATGGACTAATATTAGTCACGGTTTTTGTTTTCTGAATTATCAGTTCATTCAGAATAAAGGCATCCTTCTAAATGTAACTTCCAAGAACCACATTGAGGTAAAATTTCTCCAAATTCTGGTATATTCACTTCCAAAATTTTTCTGACTCATCTCTTTGTCTTCCTTATCATATGCTTGCTTCTAACtgacatgtgtgtgtgtgtgtgtgtttggaTGTTTCCATTGTAAATTTGATAGTCATATGGGGTGTTGATCTTtgaaagtaaaattataatttaggttTGGGACGTGAACAAGAAGTTGTTGTGTAAAGTGCATGTTTTTAAAGAAGACATTACCTCATTTACAGTAATGCAACATTGTCCCTACATGTAAGTGTTTCTCAAATTCTTATGCGGAAGAATAAGTTATCTGCGTGAATTCCTTTCACATAAGTTCAAGATATCTACTGACAGGTATCTTGGAGATGCTGTTGGTAATATATTAGTATTGAAGCTTGATGAAGAAACATGTGCTATAGAACCAATGAAATACACTATACCTCTCCCTGCTTCTCATGGTGAGATAAATTCTTGTGCCTTAATTTGTTGCTGTTGCTGCTgttagtttttattatttttattttcctctcCCTTATGCATTTT
Proteins encoded:
- the LOC110660779 gene encoding uncharacterized protein LOC110660779, translating into MGRFFHFFGFNQGSMARKILARKRHVDGLEAPRNSLELQAETSQSCCAAGDVPVEEDWSEKNCYPIEASMKKLIKEEISKQPNNRKNVPSIVARLMGVDMLPLDTTYVVQPVDKKSTGMVTKHLKREKNERSSVNNCPSDSKSSRHMEIDSLCHSKERDVDRWRNGQKLGKPRPREHPQEEELQKFKKEFEAWQAARFKECSKVVEIGSNPDQLLVQENINKQKMVLDANSVMSKSEKPIEYKGPVLKAMSREKANLHHRHNLELFPAEQKESFSSRNRSINRNYEHSSINYDQKMDTYSAPPRIVILKPGPDRICDPEECWTSSSSTLEDRGSIEDFLEEVKERLKRELQGKTLKRGFAVRGSGIETPFSEKPSDPKQIAQHIAKHVRESVTQDLGMNLVRSESTRSYRSEIQFSGPDSPEFINRDARRFLSERLRNVLKRETHSLDLPLVFSGRSGSSLLDNEKIRLEVGDTSQARILPSYWEIVKDDQEMRIKSFRHGDDDGLLHRELSPRNLIRSLSAPVSGTSFGKLLLEDRHILTGAHIRRKHESLENVTMGLKKRKKERFNIKEKVSNFRYSFTLRGRLFGKKLQSMVESHDSEQDFVKDIMSGPTVVRNFGKRHIMENSTEVPPSPASVCSSAQEESWRPVDYLSPLSTSDVTPADDSNMPQVFKEISSNLNELQRQLNQLKSNEPEDSTIEQEPSECIMVNLEDEVEAYLRDLLVASGLYDGSCDKCFSRWDPLAKPISNSVFEKVEESCKKLAKDNRNSNRDDKDKKVDHKILYDLMNEALSTLLGPPAAMSMFRRRIISSFMLPPLRGRKLLDCVWEMIRGYLYHPDDKPYYSLDSLVTRNLGCTPWSSLINDEVNALGKEMECLIVGDLIEEIVNDIHL